CTAGACTGGTCGCGGTACCATTGATCAGGTTCACGGTAACAAGTTGTGACCCGCCACACTCTCGTGAAGAAAAATTTTTGTTCACTTTGAGCGCAGCATATGCAATTCCTGAAGGGGCAATGTCAAATCCCTCTAAAACACTTGTGGTCGCTCCGAGTAATCCGGTCGTGTTCAAAGTGCCCGAATTTGGAGGATTCTGTGTGGTGAGAATTTCCAGGCGGGAGTCTATGTCATAGAGAGTAGTTCCCGTGAGCGGGTCGTTGTCGGGGTTTGTATACGCAGCGCCGACAGCCTGTGGCTGCACACCTTCATTTGCATCGTTTACGGCGTAAGCAAGATTCGTATCAAATCCAACAATCGCTCCCGTAACAGGATTTACCCGCAGGTTTTGTCCAGTGTTTGTGATGATTCGGACCCGATCGACTGTGGGATTGAAGTCAAAACCAGCGGCTTTTCCCTGAATCGGAATCACAAAGGGATCGGCGCCTACAGTGGCAACAGCGGTAGAAGTGCTAATGGTGTAGAGCCGGTTTCTGCTTCCCAGCCCATAAAGTTGTCCGTTTGCCGGACGAAAGTCGATCCCTACGATCGCTTCGTCAACCTGCAAACCCGTAATGAGCTGGTCCGATAGAATCGCGCAGGGATTGGAACTGTCAAACTGCAACAATCTGTTATCAGCAGTAACAGCGTAAAGAGACTGGCCAGCATACGCGGCCGCGCCGTATCCAGGCAGAAGAACCGTAACTAAAAGGAGAAGTGAGGGGGCGGTACGGTAACGAACGAAAAAAGGAATCATTATATACCTCCAAGCGAGACTTTTGTTCACCCATCGGCAGGCAAAACACGTTATTCGCTGAAGAACGCCACCGCACCATTGATGACTACTCTATATACGGAATGAAACAAGTTTTGGATTGGTGTACCGGGCAGATACCAGAAATACTAAAATTAGGATTGAAACGTTGTTTGGAAAAGCCAATTCTTATAAACTGCACTTTTTAAAAAGTGATTGCGAAACCTGACCTGTGCAACTGAACCGGACCCGAGAGAAAAAGCAGGACTGTATTGCTACAATTGCGGTTGTTCGGCGCGTTCTGATGACAATATTTCTCCTGGGGGCAGCCGGGACCGGAACAGAATTGTTGTTGATCGGACACATAGAAGAGGTCTGGCAATGGGTGCCGCTCTTGCTGCTTCTGACTAGTTTCGTGATGCTTTTCGCTCATGCCGTTGCTTCAGTGAGCATCCGGATTTTTCAGGGAATCATGATTCTTTTCATCACAAGTGGAATTATAGGAATTGGGATTCACTACAACGCCAGAATGGAATTTAAGTTGGAAATGAATCCTGCGCTGAAGGGAAAGCAACTGATTCTGGAAACGATCAGAGGAGCAACAGTGCCGCCAGTTCTTGCTCCCGGTATCATGATCCAATTGGGTTTGCTCGGTTTGGCCTGCACATACCGGCACCCAACGTTGCCCAGCACCGAAAACAATAAGACTACAACGAAGGAGTTATAGATATGGATACGTTTAAAAAAGTATTGTTTACAGTTATTACGTCGCTCGCACTCGTCATCAACTTTGCGGAAAAAGTTCCAGCTCAAGTAGGGGCCCAACGGGGATTGCTTGATGTGAATGTTTCGGATGAGAAAGCATTACTCGCGCTGCCGCACATGAATCCGGAGATTGTGAAGGGACTTCTGGAGCGCCGTCCTTTCCCGAGCATGAAGGAACTTAATGCGTTTCTCAGCAAGTCGCTCAATCAAAAACAACTGACGGACTTGTATGGGAAAGTGTTTGTTCACGTGAACCTCAATACCGCGCTGGAAGAAGAAATCTTGATGATACCTGGTGTGGGGAAGAAAATGCTGCACGAGTTCCTTGAGTACCGTCCATACAAGTCTCTTGCGCAGTTCAGGCGGGAAATCGGTAAATACGTTGACCAGAAAGAATTACAACGCCTGGAACAATACGTCTTCGTTCCCATTCATTTAAATACAGCCAGTGATGAAGAAATTCTCAGCATTCCCGGCCTTGGACCCAAGATGTTGCACGAGTTCAAGGAGTATCGTCCTTACAAAAACATAGAACAGTTTCGCCGCGAGATCGGAAAATATGTAAACGCAAAAGAGGTGGCGAGAATTGAGCGATACGTCACTCTAAACTGAATCCGAATGATGGATTGCCGCTAACTTAGTTGATTCTTTCTCCATCCTGATACACATACATTTTTCGCATGGCCAATTCCTTGAAAAATAAATCGGGAGGAATGACTGCTTCGGGCGCATAAACTCCAGTCTGTGGAATCAAACCGCGTTTCAGCATCTGTGACATGATGGAGATCGTCCGACCGGTACCAACGTTAGTTCCCGCGCTCTCCCAACCTTTCACTGTCTTGACAATGCAATTCATCTCCGTAATCACTCCTTTTCCTCGTTTTGTTCCATCCACCTTTACCCACAGGTTTTCTACTTCACGGTAGCCGCGGGGGATGGGCAATTGTTTGAGCGCTCTTATGGTGAAATCAAGCGGACTCATCGTGCATTGGTCGATCACAATTTTGTTTGGTGAATGGAAGCCAAGGTCAATAAGAGCCTGAATCGCTTTCAAGGAATGCTCGGGAAAACCGGCCATATAGTGGACATTCCCAATTCCTTTGTGTTTGAAATATCGCGAGAATGTGTAGACCTCGGAGTGCACGATGCAATAAACAGTCTGCCTTCCCACTTCTTTAAAGTCGAATGTGCCAAGACATTCTATGCGATTTCCTTTCACAAACCTTCCATCGCGAAAAATCACAGGCGGTTGTGTGAATTCATAAAAAATACTTTGCATTGAGTAAGGGACAACGAATGTCTTGATGTTCGAATCCCACGCAAAACCCAGCTTTATCGCTTCTACAGAGCCAAGCTGTTTTAAGCCGTGGGCAGCCATCACGTTTACTATCCCTGGAGTCGAACCGCATCCCGTAATTGTTAAGAGGCCCTTTTTGCGAAACGCCGAATCCAGTTTGAACTGTTCCCGCGTTATATCCTGCAATCCACCGAGATCGGTACACGACCTTTCGGTCTTCAGACAAGCTTTCATGATAGGAATGTTGAATACAAGTTCGGCACAATTCACCACAACATCCGCTTCCGATTTGCGAATCACTGCCGGGATCGCTGCTTCTTCAGTAAGATTGATGGACTCAAACCCGGCTTTCTTGTTTTCTAAAAGATCGCTTATTCCGCCCGGGTCCCTGCCCGCAAGTAATACCGAGTAGCCGGATTCCAGCAGATCCCGGGCGCATATTCTTCCTTGCAGCCCGGTGCCCCCAAAGATTAGAAAGTCGTATTGCATTCACTCTCCTGCCTCGTCCTGCCCTTTGGCTTGCAACTCGTACTTTAACATCTCATGAAATTACGAAAATCACCAGCTATTGGCAAGTAATTGCAGGGAAAATGTCCCCTGTTGTCCGGAACTGGATAACCAAATTGTGAAACTTCCAGGGTGCATGGATCCCGGCTGGAAAAGGCAATCCAATAAACTTAGAAATTAGTTGAAGGATCGTCGGCTGACGGACCATAGACGGAGGGGACTTTCCCGCCGGCCATTCGCACATATATCGTAAGCTGGCCACGGTGATGAATCTGATCGCAAATCATCATCAGCGCGAATTCATCAGCGTTAAAGGTATGTCCCGCAAATTCTACGGTTTTGCTCAGCACGGTTTCCGGCATTTGTTCAAGCCGGGCGAGCGTCTGTTGGCTTTCTCTTTCAAAATCGTTTATCAGACTCTGGATGCTATCAGGTTTGTATGTTTGGAATCTTGATGGATCGATGGTCTCTCCAAAGATATACAGGCTGAACAAGTACATTTCAAAAACAAATGTGGATGTCAACTGGATCGCATTACTCGACCGCTCATGCGGCCGGAATTCTTTCATTTCCGGAGGAAAAGCTTTTAGTACTTTCAACGTTGTTGAAAATTCTTTCTTCGCCAGTTTCAGCAGATCTTGTTTTGAAATCATGTCGTAAACCTCAACGATTCTAAGAGGTTGCGAGCGAGTCGCCCCACCACGTCCCCTTACATGGCAGCTTTAATTTTCTGGAGCCATTCTTCGTTTGCCGGCAGAGCGCCGTACTCTTCATTCAAAGATTTCCATCCCTTGCTAGTATTGTTCGCGGAAACGATCAATTGAGAATTCGTGGCAAACAACGCGCGGGATAGATGCGGCGTTTCCCCTGGTTGAGCGGTGCTGCTTTCATAAACGAGGACATGGTCCACAGATATTTCTGGAGCATCGTATTTTCCCTTCAGAATTTTTTCGATTTTGTAGCGGGCCGCTTGATAGGCATTGGAATGGCCGCTCCAGAACAGCGGAGGTTTTCCTAAACCAACCACGACCCCGATGAAAACGAGATCGCTTGTTTCCGTCATGTCCTTCAGATATTCCTCTTCTGTTCGCGCAAGAGGAAGATTTGTTTCTTCGACCGGT
This DNA window, taken from bacterium, encodes the following:
- a CDS encoding DUF4394 domain-containing protein, which gives rise to MIPFFVRYRTAPSLLLLVTVLLPGYGAAAYAGQSLYAVTADNRLLQFDSSNPCAILSDQLITGLQVDEAIVGIDFRPANGQLYGLGSRNRLYTISTSTAVATVGADPFVIPIQGKAAGFDFNPTVDRVRIITNTGQNLRVNPVTGAIVGFDTNLAYAVNDANEGVQPQAVGAAYTNPDNDPLTGTTLYDIDSRLEILTTQNPPNSGTLNTTGLLGATTSVLEGFDIAPSGIAYAALKVNKNFSSRECGGSQLVTVNLINGTATSL
- a CDS encoding helix-hairpin-helix domain-containing protein, whose translation is MDTFKKVLFTVITSLALVINFAEKVPAQVGAQRGLLDVNVSDEKALLALPHMNPEIVKGLLERRPFPSMKELNAFLSKSLNQKQLTDLYGKVFVHVNLNTALEEEILMIPGVGKKMLHEFLEYRPYKSLAQFRREIGKYVDQKELQRLEQYVFVPIHLNTASDEEILSIPGLGPKMLHEFKEYRPYKNIEQFRREIGKYVNAKEVARIERYVTLN
- a CDS encoding saccharopine dehydrogenase NADP-binding domain-containing protein codes for the protein MQYDFLIFGGTGLQGRICARDLLESGYSVLLAGRDPGGISDLLENKKAGFESINLTEEAAIPAVIRKSEADVVVNCAELVFNIPIMKACLKTERSCTDLGGLQDITREQFKLDSAFRKKGLLTITGCGSTPGIVNVMAAHGLKQLGSVEAIKLGFAWDSNIKTFVVPYSMQSIFYEFTQPPVIFRDGRFVKGNRIECLGTFDFKEVGRQTVYCIVHSEVYTFSRYFKHKGIGNVHYMAGFPEHSLKAIQALIDLGFHSPNKIVIDQCTMSPLDFTIRALKQLPIPRGYREVENLWVKVDGTKRGKGVITEMNCIVKTVKGWESAGTNVGTGRTISIMSQMLKRGLIPQTGVYAPEAVIPPDLFFKELAMRKMYVYQDGERIN
- a CDS encoding DinB family protein, whose protein sequence is MISKQDLLKLAKKEFSTTLKVLKAFPPEMKEFRPHERSSNAIQLTSTFVFEMYLFSLYIFGETIDPSRFQTYKPDSIQSLINDFERESQQTLARLEQMPETVLSKTVEFAGHTFNADEFALMMICDQIHHRGQLTIYVRMAGGKVPSVYGPSADDPSTNF